The sequence TTGCACAGATGACAATTATTGAAGTAAGTCCAGCGTAGCCAACAACAAATACTGAAATTTCTTCGAGAAATGATACACCGAGCTCCTCCTTATCATCATCTTGTTGGAGCACTTCAGCATGTTCCCCTCTTAAAGGTATATCTTCTAAAAACTCGAATACCCCTACAAACTTCCCTAGAAATAAAAATATAAAGTCGAGTAGACTATCCACTAATGTAAACACAGTAAACCGAAGTAAATAAAGAATAAGTGCACCCAAACTAAGAAAAGTAATAAAATAAAGGCCAACTAGAACAGGTATCTGTTTCCGCTGTACTTTGGGAATCATGACAGCATGAGCGGAAAAATGCCCCACTAGGATGATAAGTAATTGAAAAATCACACAGGCAAGTATTCGATAATCCTTTATGAATAAAAATAAGGGGATTGCTAAAATAATTGTGAAAACAAGATAATGCATTTCATGGTTACCCGCAGGTCTCTTTTGGATAGCGAGATACCGCCAAGTGAAGAATCCTGTATAAAAGAGGTTTAGTACCAATGGGTAGTCGAATAAGTAAAAGGCCGTGAGTAGCAATGGTAAGGTCACCAGATACGGCAGTAAACTAGACATGTATTTGGCGTACACCGAAAATGCGATACAAAGACAGAAGGCCACTGAAAAATAACTCCAATAAGGTGTTTCATGAAAATAGGCATTGAGATTGGGGAGAGTAATCAGAAAAACGATTAGAACTTCACTGACAAAATAGCTAGCAGCAAGTAGGATTGGGTGCTTATTTTGCAATTTTTTTGGCCCCCTCTCCCCATGGTTGAATGACTGCACCTTCAGCAAAGCTTTTAACGTGAAATAGTGATTGTTGTTTGTGCTTCCACTTGTTTGTTAAAGGGCCCAAGTCAGAGGGAATGTCACCTATAAAGATAATAGACGTAGGTTTAGCAAGCTGCTGACCGACCCGGTGAAGCATTTGGTTAAACGGTAAAAGAGCTGCTTGGCGATCAATCCTTGCTAACATTTCTAATGCCTGCAAATAATGTACTTTACCTAGTCCTTCATGCATATGAAAGTAGGGGACTTTTCCTGGTCTTCGCGCATTTAGAAATAGTTCATAGGAGATTCCTTTTTCGGTAGCAAAGCGACATAGATAAGCTGTATAGGATAATAAAGTTTCTAAATTACGATTAAATGCCTCCATATCCAAGTTATTAGCCGTATCTAGATTCACAATGAAGACAAAGGAAAGGTCAGCTGTTTTTTCATATATATTCGTTTGTAGCTGTTGCGTTTTAACGGATGCTTTCCAATTAATTCGATGGAATGGATCACTAAAGCTATAATCTCTTGTCCCAATTGGACTTTGAATATCTTCAAAAGGAGAGCCGTTCATGCGCTGCTCTCCATTCACTCTGTTAACGATTGCATCCATACCTTTTACAGGTAAAAATCTTGGAAGTACGATATACTCCGTTTGAAATGTAGGTGCGAACTTCAAACGGATGGAGTCGAATAGAAATAGATGTGGATAGGTATAGGAAATAGTATAAATTCCAGTCGTACCACGCTGTTTGGCAATAACTGGGATTTTTGTTGATATCTTTCTATTTCCCATAATAGTCGTAGGAATGTGCATTTCGTTCCAATAGCTTTTTTCATCATTCTGTTGCTCCGTAGGTTTTATGGCTGGGCCATGCTTAAACCGCAGCTCACCATTCAAAAGTGGGAAAATAGACGTGTTTTGAAAGGTGAATGAAAGCAAGGCCTCTTCTCCTGGAAACAGTCTTATTTTCACTTTTGGATTATCTAAGCGGAGAGAGGTCGCCATTTTTTTTTCATATAAGGTACTTAGTAAGAAGTAGCCAATGAAAATACCAGCCATCATGAATAGCAATGCGTTATGAGTAATGACTCCAACTAAGCCGAAGGTAGCCATAATAATGAACAGGAAATCAACATTCTTCGCGTGATGCCGACCATTCTCAATTTTCCACCTCATATTTGCTTCACTCCATACTCAACGGGTACGAGGACTTCCTGATTAATTTCTTTGATAATTTGTTGCGGTGTTTTTTTGATTTCTCCTTCCATTGTTAAGATAAGGCGGTGTTCAAATAGATAGGGCAACAAAAACTTGACGTCCTCTGGTGTCACATAATCTCGGTTTTCTATACAGGCCCGTGCTTGAGATGCGCGCATTAATGCCAGCATTCCTCTAGGGCTAATTCCAAGTTCAACATCATTATGCTCTCTAGAACAATGAATTAAGTTCACTATATAATCATATACGACATCTGATATTGTAATTTTTTTGATTTCATCTTGTAGCAGCTTTATATCCTCTAGCGAGAGGAGCGGCTTGATGGCTTCAAAAGGATCATTTTGGGCATGAGATTGGAGCAGAAGCTTATCCTCTGTTTTGGATGGGTAACCTAAATCAATTTTAAAGAGAAAACGATCTAATTGTGCTTCTGGTAATGGAAATGTTCCATAACTTTGTTCTATCGGATTTTGCGTGGCAATGATCATAAATGGTCGAGGGATAGCAATGGTTTCTCCATCAATGGTTGCCTGAAACTCTTCCATAGCCTCGAGAAGACTCGATTGCGTTCGTGGCGTTGCCCGATTGATTTCATCGGCTAGCAGGATGTTTGTATGTATGGGACCAAGTCGTAATTCAAACTCTTGAATTTTAGGGTTGAAATAACGAATTCCAGTAATGTCACTTGGCAAGACATCGGAAGTAAATTGAATTCTACTAAACAGACCGTTTATCATTTTAGCGAAGCTTTTTGCTAGTTTTGTTTTACCTGTGCCTGGAACACTTTCTAACAGGACATGTCCTTGGGTGAGGAGGGCGATAAACAGTAAATCCAATACGTCCTCCTTACAAAAAATCACTTGTTCAAGGTTCTTTTTTGCTTGCTTTATTAGCTCCATCGTATAACCTACTTTCATAATCTGATGACTGAATTTTCCTATTCATCATTATTATAGCACTTATTAATTTGAATTGAACTAATTATATGAGAAGAGTAGAGTGATTTTATCGCATAAAAAAATGAAATAGCGTGCTCAAGAGATACCCCATGAGGATATAGCTTAAAAATGAAACCCTGGGTAAAGCCTGGCGATGCTGTAGGATGAATTCAGATAGACTAGTTGCCGCGAGTAAGCTAATGGAAATACCGAGTAAAATGCTTTGTGCGTGATTGGTTAGATTGATGTAATGCCCAATCCAAATAAATAGAGTAAAGCACATGGATAAGCTCATAAAAACAAGAAGGAGGCTCCATAAATGTTTACCTTGCGAGAGCAGTGCTGCTGTGAGAGCGAATCCTTCTGGCACATGATGGAGAATGGTTGACGTAGTGAGGGTGATACCGAAAGTGGAATCACTTAATGCATTGCCGATGGTTATGCTCAGTGGAATGGTGTGGAGTAAGAGCGCAATGGTGAGTAAGTAGAGAGAGGGCGTTTGTGCAGTTGCTGGGTGGGTGAACCCGTGGAGTACTTGAAATAATAGATAGCCAATCAAGGCACCGAGGAGGATACCGAACATTTGGTACATTTGCAAGGCGGTTGGAATGATATCGAGCGCGAGCAATCCCACTAGAAATCCACCGCATAGCAGGGATAGACCTTGCGTTGTTTGTTGAAATAGTTTGGAGACAATCCAAGCAAAAATGCCCCCTACACTGACGCTTATAAAAAGAAATCCACCGAGTATCATGGCACTCAAATGTCTGGCCGCCTTTCATAACGAAGTCGTTGTAAAACAACTATATGCGCCAAGATTTGTTTTTTTGAATGAATTATACCCCTCGTTAGTATAAAAATCTGGTGGCGGTCATAAAGTCTCCCATGGCGGTCGTGAAGCGATGCGTGCCAGTCATAAATGTAGTTATGGCGAGCATAACAAGCGGCATGGCGGTCATAATGAGAAGGAATTGACTTGAGGAAGATAGTTAAAGTTACAGTTAATAAAAAGCGAACTCATTGACCCCCTTCTAGTAAAATGATAATATAGGGGTACGGGGTATTTGTAAATCGTTATGAGGAGTGATAACAATGGAGGAAACAACTAAAAAAACAGTTCAACCAAATAAGCAACAGCTGCTCAATCGTTTAAAGCGTGTTGAAGGACAAGTACGGGGCGTTCATCAAATGGTGGAAAATGATCGTTATTGCGTCGATATTTTGCATCAGATAAGTGCGATTCAATCAGCGATGAACAAGGTTTCATTGGCATTGCTTGAAGATCATACGCATCACTGTGTAGTCAATGCCATTAAAGGGCAGGATGGTGATGCGGCGATTAAAGAATTAATGGATGTTATGAAAACAATGACAAAATAAAAAATTCTATCTCTTGACATACCTGTATGGGGTATAGTAAATTGTAGTTAACAATAAAACAGGAGGTTTTTAATTATGAAAGAAATTTTAAAAGTAGAAGGTATGTCATGTAATCATTGTGTCAATTCAATCGAGACAAGTGTTGGGGAATTGACAGGTGTTTCATCAGTTAAAGTGGATCTTGGTAGCAAAGAAGTTGCAGTAGAATTTGACGGTGCAGCTACATTGGCTCAAATTAAAGAAACAATCGAAGACCAGGGTTTCGACCTCGCCTAACTAAGAATCAATTACGCCTCGGCGTAATTGCGTCCAGATTTTGAATTGCGCTTGAGGCCAGCACGGGGGAAGGATTGAACTTCATCCTTCCTTGCTGGTCATGCAACGAGGGAAGGATTGAATTGCATCCTTCCTTGTTGCCGCAGGACGCGGCGAACTTAGGGTGCCTTCTTAATTCCTTTCAAAATCTGTGACATCCGCCGGAGGCTTTCATTTTAGTTCAGCAGGGAATTTCTGCTGAACTAAAATGAATTTCCGCTTACACCATGTGGGGGATCAAGCGGTGGAGGAGATTATACCTCACAGTAGGTATAATCCTTCTTTTCGAAAAATATATACCCCCACCAAGTATCGGAGGAGAGATATTATGACAACAGCAGAAAAAACATTGCAAATTCAGGGGATGACGTGTGCAGCCTGTGCGAATCGCATTGAAAAAGGCTTGACTAAAATCGAAGGCGTGGAAAAAGCCAATGTCAACTTTGCATTGGAACGCTCGACAATTGTCTATGATCCAGCTAAAACAAACGTCAATGACTTTAAAGAAAGAGTTGAAAAGTTAGGTTTTAGTGTTGTGCAGGACAAAGTCGATTTTGATATTACAGGTATGACTTGTGCGGCTTGTGCGACTCGTATTGAAAAAAGAGTTAGCAAAATGGACGGTGTTTCGAATGCAAGTGTCAACTTTGCACTGGAAACTATCGCCGTTGAATACGACAGTAAACAAGTGGCAATGACAGATATGATGAATATTGTTAAAAAAATGGGCTATGAATTACTACCAAAGCAAGATAACAAGGATAAATTGGATCATAAAGCACAGGAAATTAAAAAGCAGCAAAACAAGTTTATCTTTTCACTAATTTTGACGATTCCATTACTATGGACAATGGTGGCGCATTTTGAGTTTTTATCCTTTATTTATTTACCAGCATTTCTAATGAATCCATGGGTACAGCTGGTATTAGCGACACCTGTTCAATTCATCGTCGGTGCACAGTTTTATAAGGGTGCTTTTAATTCGCTACGCAATAAAAGTGCCAACATGGACGTTTTGGTTGCACTGGGTACGAGCGCAGCGTATTTCTATAGTTTGTACCTATCCATTGAATGGATGAATGCTGGAAGCGTGGGTCATCCCGAATTATATTTTGAAGCATCCGCAGTTATTATTACACTAATCGTCCTAGGTAAATTATTTGAAGTACGTGCAAAAGGAAAAACGAGTCAGGCGATTCAAAAGTTGTTAGGTTTACAAGCGAAAACAGCAAGAGTGTTACGTGATGGCATTGAAATCGAATTACCGATTGAGGAAGTTATCGCAGGTGATACAATTCTTGTGAAGCCTGGTGAAAAAATTCCAGTAGATGGTGAAATTATTGAAGGACGTTCTGCTATAGATGAATCAATGATTACGGGGGAAAGTCTTCCGGTTGATAAAGTAGTTGGCGACAAAGTCATTGGTGCAACGATCAATAAGAATGGTTCATTGCAGATTAAGGCAACAAAAGTGGGGAAAGATACAGCATTAGCGCAAATTGTGAAAGTAGTTGAGGAAGCGCAAGGATCGAAAGCAGAAATCCAGCGTTTAGCAGATAGAATTTCAGGTATCTTTGTACCGGTTGTTGTTGTGATTGCAGTGGCAACGTTCTTCATTTGGTTCTTTATGGTGACACCGGGCGATTTCCGTTCGGCTTTGATTCCAACGATTTCGATTTTGGTTATTGCTTGTCCATGTGCGCTAGGTTTGGCGACGCCGACTTCGATTATGGCGGGTTCAGGTAGAGCGGCTGAAATGGGGCTGTTGTTTAAAGGCGGAGAACATTTGGAGAATACGCGCTCGATTGACACTGTGGTGTTGGATAAAACAGGAACTGTGACAAAAGGTCAACCAGCTTTAACGGATATTACAGTGACAGAAGGCTTTTCGGAGAATGAAGTGCTGCAATTAGTAGCAACAGCTGAAAATCAATCTGAGCATCCATTGGCGCAAGCGATTGTGCTAGGTGTGAAAGAAAAAGGCTTGTCATTGCTTGAAGTGACTGATTTTGAAGCATTACCAGGCTATGGTATTCGGGCTGTCGTTAGTGGCAGAGACGTATTAGTTGGCACACGGAAATTGATGAAAGAGCGTAATATTGCGATTTTAGATTCAAATGCTGCAATGGAAAAGCTGGAGAGTGAAGGAAAAACAGCGATGTTGATTGCTGTGGATCATAAGCTTGCAGGTGTCGTGGCAGTAGCTGATACAGTGAAGGAAACGTCGAAAGAAGCGATTGCGAGAATGCAGGCTTTGGGGCTGGAAGTTATTATGCTGACAGGCGATAACCAACGTACGGCAGAAGCAATTGCGCGTCAAGTTGGTCTGACACATGTTATTGCAGAGGTGTTGCCTGAACAAAAAAGTAATGAAATTAAAAAGCTGCAAGACCAAGGTAAGAAAGTGGCCATGGTGGGCGACGGTATCAATGACGCGCCAGCACTCGCTATGGCGAATATCGGAATGGCTGTTGGAACAGGGACAGATATTGCGATTGAGGCGGCGGATATTACGCTGATGCGCGGAGACTTAAACAGTGTGGCAGATGCGATTATTATGAGTCGCAAAACGATGCGTAATATAAAGCAAAACTTATTCTTCGCATTTTTCTACAACACAATTGGAATTCCAGTTGCAGCACTTGGCCTGTTAGCCCCGTGGGTTGCGGGTGCAGCGATGGCGTTCAGTTCGGTGTCCGTTGTCTTGAATGCTTTGCGTTTGCAGAAAGTTAAATTGTGAAAAGAGTAAGAGGAGGCCATGCGGATGAAATTCTGCATGGCCTTTAGTTTGAAGTAGTTAGTCTGCTCCTGAGTATCAGACACCCATCTGTATTTTTCATTTAGAAATTAAGATGTTGCGTCAGGGAAACTCCTAGCATACAATGACATTATAATGAAGAATGACGAGTGTTAGCTTTGAATAGAGAGGAAGAACAATATGGTTGAATATTTTATGGGGCTAGATGCCGTTTACCAAGCTTTAATCGCGACTTTATTTACTTGGGGAATGACGGCGCTTGGGGCTGCGTTAGTATTTACGACGAAGACGGTGAACCAAAAACTGATGGATGGTATGCTAGGCTTTGCAGGCGGTGTGATGATTGCGGCGAGTTTTTGGTCATTGCTGGCACCTGCTATTGAAATGGCCGAGACTGGACCTTTTCCTTCTTGGTTTCCAGCAGCTGCTGGTTTTTTACTAGGCGGATTTTTTCTATGGGGTGCCGATAAAATCATTCCTCACGTGCATCCGACTTCTCCAATGACAGACGCAGAGGGGATCCATCCGGAAAAAAAGCGTCGTAGTACATTATTGGTGATGGCAATTACCTTGCATAATATTCCTGAAGGATTAGCGATCGGTGTTGCTTTTGGTGCGGTAGCTGCTGGTTTTCCATCAGCCTCATTAGCCGCAGCCATTGCTTTAGCTGTCGGGATTGGGATTCAAAACTTGCCGGAGGGGACAGCAGTTTCTATGCCCTTGCGGAGAGATGGTATGTCGCGTAGAAAAGCCTTCATGTATGGTCAATCTTCGGGGGCTGTTGAACCGATTGCTGCTGTTATAGGGGTTCTTGCAGTTACATTGATGGCACCGATTTTGCCATTTGCACTTAGTTTTGCGGCGGGTGCGATGATTTTCGTCGTCGTAGAAGAAGTAATACCAGGTTCACAGGAAAATGGCAATAAGGATTTGGCTTCGATGTGTTTAATGCTTGGATTTGCCGTTATGATGATACTGGATGTGGCATTTGGATAAATACGAATATAAGGTAGACGACTTCATCTTTGGGTGAGGTCTTTTTTGTTTTGGAAATTTCAAAATGTAGTACCAGTCGCACTGACTGGCACCATGCTAGTTTTTATGATTTATAAAACGAACAAAATTAAAATCACACCTATCCCATGTCCTTTTCCCGAAAACACCCTTCCATTTGTATATGTTTCCTACACTACTTTTTTTCTTGTAACCTGGAACATACAATGCTGATTTAATATCCGGTCGTGGTTCGTGTACAAAAACTACTTTATTCTTGCATGGTAATTTATCAAATTCGAGTAAATCGTCATTCGTACAGCCATCTCTATCAGACATCATAAAATACAGATTGTCCAAATCAATCCGTTCACAACGCTCTTTCCACTTGTTATTAGCCTCATCAAAACTACTATAGTGAACAAAATGAATTGTCAATTCACCCAATGTCCCCAGAGGATATGAATATTCATCTTGTTTAACTTCTTTTAGCGGTAATTTAATATATGCTTCGATACTTTTACAGAACTTCACAAAGTCGGGAACTGAAAAATATAGATTGATTGTGGGGGACATGTATTTGAGTTGGTAATCGTGTGAGAATATTCCGCCATAGCAATTCTGACTGATAATCGTTACCTTTTTGTTTTTCAAAATATGAATAGCTTTGTGTAACCGTTTACTTCTCCAAAAGGTACGAAACTTCGTAATCATTATTTTAATCTCCTTCAATTAAAATACACTCCTTTGCACAATTTAATACTGATATGTTATTCGAAGCCGGAGGGTGTTATGTGCTAATTAGAGTAGGAGATTCAGGTAATCTATGACTGCTTATTTAGTGGAATATCAGACTTTCTCAGGTTCTTTTAATAATATCTAAAATCGATAGCATAATTTTAGTTTTGCCTGCTTATACTGTGTAATAAGTGAGTTTGAGAGTTTGAGTTTATTCACAATGCAAGAAGTACTAGTTTTTATGTAACATGGCAAAATGCACACTTTTTATGGAGGGATTCAAGTGGAAAAAATGCATCAACGTTTAGATGTAAGAGTGCCGGTTATATATAGGCATCACTATGGGAAGAGGATTTTAGATATTGTTATGAGCTTTCTCCTTCTTATTTGTTGCCTACCCATATTTATCATAGTATCTATTGCAGTGATCTTATTTTCAGGAGGACCAGTATTTTTTACTCAATCAAGGACAGGCCTTCAGAATGAGCCATTTACTATCTTCAAATTCCGAACGATGAAAGTTATGAAACAAGATGATAATAGGCATAAGTATGAATGGCAAGAAGGGGTTCCTGATAGTTTTCTTTTTAAAACGGCGGGTGATGCAGCAGTGACGTCCATTGGGAAGATTTTACGGAAGTATAGTTTGGATGAGTTACCACAGCTTTTGAACGTATTGAAAGGTGATATGAGTATTGTTGGGCCGCGGCCTGAAATACCTGTCATTACAGATATGTATAATGCCCATCAGGAAAAAAGGTTGCTTGTAAAGCCTGGTGTCACAGGATATGCCCAAATAAATGGACGATCTGAAATAAGTCATGGCAAGAAAATAGAGTATGACCTTTACTATGTTGAAAACTGGAGTTTCCTACTTGATCTTAAAATTATTGGTGCAACATTCAAATATGTAATAAGGGGGAAAGGGGCTTATTGAGGATGTTCCTGATAAAAAGGAAAGTATAAGTGATGTGTTAGTTGTAACGTGAAGAGCATACTATCAAAAGTTATGAAAAATGTTCATATAACCTAAAAAGTGGTGAAGAGGATGAATGACAAAGTAAAAATAAAAGATTTAGTAGAAATTTTAAAAAAGCGATTCTTACTCATTTTACTGACTATGATTGGTATAACTGCTGTCCTTATTATGACGTCCTTGTATTTGGTGAAACCTACCTATCAGTACTCCATTCAAGTGCTAGCAGGCTCTTTAGGCATGGACGATCAGGTGTCCTCGATGAATAAGGTACAAGAAAATAGACAGCTCGCTCTTTCGTATATGGATACTATTAAAAGCCCTCAGGTCATGACAGGTGTAAAAGAGGAGTTAAAGCTAACTGGTTCAAATTATGAGTTACTCAAGCAAATATCTGTAACCAATCGAGATAATTCGCAAATAATTACAATTACTGTTAAAGATTCTAATCCAGAGTTAGCTAAATCCATTGCACAGTCAATGGCGAATCAGTCCATAAATAGGTTTAAAAACTTTGCAAATGTCAATCCAATAAATATTCTATTAGATTCCAACATCATTGAAGAATCTGAGCATCTTTTTCCGAAAATCAAATTCGTTATAATCATTTCAATTGTGGTGGGTTTTTTCGCAGGAGTAGCATTGGCACTTGTACAGGAACACTTTGATGATACAAATTTTAGTGATGCCGAACTAGATCTTCTTGGTCTTCCTTTGTTAGGAAAAGTGAATGTAAACACTAAAGGGAAAAAAATGCGGAAAATACGTTATAAAACTTTATCTATAGAGAAACGCGGTGAATACTCTGGCTATTAAATTTAAGAGGAAACATTTTTTTAATCCAAATGATATAAAAAAAAAGGAGCAATTTTACAATATATGCAACAATATCGAATCTAACTTTGCCAAGGGAGAGCCAGTATTACTAATGGTCACATCGCTTAGACAAACTAAAAGCATCGTCTATGCTACTGCCTATTTAGCCCTTACCTTTTCGAAAAAAGGGAAACGAGTGTTACTAGTAGATGGTAATCTTCGTGACCCTTCGCTACATAGTTTCTTTAAGGTGGATAATACGGCCGGTCTAACTCCTTTGCTTTTAGGAGAGCAACCCCAATATAGGGGAAATACGATACAGATAACGGATGATCTATTCTGTTTACCGACGGGCGAGATCCTTTATGAGCCACTGGCATTGTTAACCTTAGCGAACGTACCTAATCTTATTAAGGAATGGAAACAGCATTTTGATATCATTTTATTTCATACATCCAATAGTCTAAGTATGCCTGATGCACAAATCATGGCAAACCATTGTGACGGTATTATATTAGCGGTAATGGAGGGACGAGATAATTTGGAGAGTATTACAAGTGTGAAAAAACAATTTGAACGTGCAAAACATGAAATAACGGGTACAGTGCTCATTAAATAAAAGGGAGAGACCGATAAAATCTCTTTTTGTATCACGAGCTTACTTGAAAAGACAGGGTGAATAAATGGATGGAGGAATAGAAGAATGATGAAGGTACTGGTAACGGGTGGCTTTGGATTTATTGGATCTCATATTGTGGAAACATTAATTCGCAATAATTATGAAGTTGCTGTGTATGATAATCTATCCACCGGATCTATGCAGAATGTCGATTCAAGAGTGATGGTTTTTATAGGCAACATTGAGGATAAGGAAACGCTAGAGAAAGCGATGGAGACATTCAAGCCCGATTATGTGATTCACGAAGCTGCACAAGTGAGTGTCCAAAACTCGATTTCAGATATTTCGAATGATGCACTCATCAATATCATGGGAACAATAAATATTATAGAACTTTCTCATGAGTATGCCGTGAAAAAGATTGTGTTTGCCTCTTCGGCAGCTGTATATGGAAATTCTAATACGCTGCCAATTTTAGTTTCACATCCTATCCAACCATTATCCCCTTATGGTGCTTCGAAAAAAACAGCCGAGGAGTACTTAATACTCGCAAAAAAACTATTCGATTTAGATTATGTCATTCTTCGTTATAGCAATGTGTATGGGCCGCGGCAAGCATCAGTTGGTGAAGGTGGGGTCATTTCAATCTTAACCAACCATATCATTAACAATGAGCAGCCGGTTATTTATGGTGACGGCTTACAAACGAGAGACTTTATCTATGTAGAGGATGTTGCAAGTGCTAATCTTCAAGCTCTTCGATTTGATGGAAGTGGAATCTTCAATATTTCATTAACAATTAGTTCAAGTATTAATCAGCTGTACTCAATTATTCAATCCATCAGCCAAAATGATATTTTCCCTATTTATAAATCGTCTAAAAGTGGAGATGTAAAAGAAAGTTTGCTTTGTAATAAAATGAGTATTCAAAAGTTGAATTGGCAACCTAAATATTCGCTCTCAGATGGCCTGGTGAAAACATATGAATATTATCTAGAGCAAAATCAATCTACTATAACTTCAGTTGAAGAATCTACAGCACTACACAAAACTAAGAACTTATCGCTATAAATTGGATGAAAAATTCGATACTAAAGAACATAATCCATTTATT comes from Sporosarcina sp. FSL K6-3457 and encodes:
- a CDS encoding ZIP family metal transporter, with the protein product MVEYFMGLDAVYQALIATLFTWGMTALGAALVFTTKTVNQKLMDGMLGFAGGVMIAASFWSLLAPAIEMAETGPFPSWFPAAAGFLLGGFFLWGADKIIPHVHPTSPMTDAEGIHPEKKRRSTLLVMAITLHNIPEGLAIGVAFGAVAAGFPSASLAAAIALAVGIGIQNLPEGTAVSMPLRRDGMSRRKAFMYGQSSGAVEPIAAVIGVLAVTLMAPILPFALSFAAGAMIFVVVEEVIPGSQENGNKDLASMCLMLGFAVMMILDVAFG
- a CDS encoding sugar transferase, which produces MHQRLDVRVPVIYRHHYGKRILDIVMSFLLLICCLPIFIIVSIAVILFSGGPVFFTQSRTGLQNEPFTIFKFRTMKVMKQDDNRHKYEWQEGVPDSFLFKTAGDAAVTSIGKILRKYSLDELPQLLNVLKGDMSIVGPRPEIPVITDMYNAHQEKRLLVKPGVTGYAQINGRSEISHGKKIEYDLYYVENWSFLLDLKIIGATFKYVIRGKGAY
- a CDS encoding AAA family ATPase, whose product is MELIKQAKKNLEQVIFCKEDVLDLLFIALLTQGHVLLESVPGTGKTKLAKSFAKMINGLFSRIQFTSDVLPSDITGIRYFNPKIQEFELRLGPIHTNILLADEINRATPRTQSSLLEAMEEFQATIDGETIAIPRPFMIIATQNPIEQSYGTFPLPEAQLDRFLFKIDLGYPSKTEDKLLLQSHAQNDPFEAIKPLLSLEDIKLLQDEIKKITISDVVYDYIVNLIHCSREHNDVELGISPRGMLALMRASQARACIENRDYVTPEDVKFLLPYLFEHRLILTMEGEIKKTPQQIIKEINQEVLVPVEYGVKQI
- a CDS encoding metal-sensitive transcriptional regulator, whose translation is MEETTKKTVQPNKQQLLNRLKRVEGQVRGVHQMVENDRYCVDILHQISAIQSAMNKVSLALLEDHTHHCVVNAIKGQDGDAAIKELMDVMKTMTK
- a CDS encoding DUF1919 domain-containing protein, with product MITKFRTFWRSKRLHKAIHILKNKKVTIISQNCYGGIFSHDYQLKYMSPTINLYFSVPDFVKFCKSIEAYIKLPLKEVKQDEYSYPLGTLGELTIHFVHYSSFDEANNKWKERCERIDLDNLYFMMSDRDGCTNDDLLEFDKLPCKNKVVFVHEPRPDIKSALYVPGYKKKSSVGNIYKWKGVFGKRTWDRCDFNFVRFINHKN
- a CDS encoding heavy metal translocating P-type ATPase, whose protein sequence is MTTAEKTLQIQGMTCAACANRIEKGLTKIEGVEKANVNFALERSTIVYDPAKTNVNDFKERVEKLGFSVVQDKVDFDITGMTCAACATRIEKRVSKMDGVSNASVNFALETIAVEYDSKQVAMTDMMNIVKKMGYELLPKQDNKDKLDHKAQEIKKQQNKFIFSLILTIPLLWTMVAHFEFLSFIYLPAFLMNPWVQLVLATPVQFIVGAQFYKGAFNSLRNKSANMDVLVALGTSAAYFYSLYLSIEWMNAGSVGHPELYFEASAVIITLIVLGKLFEVRAKGKTSQAIQKLLGLQAKTARVLRDGIEIELPIEEVIAGDTILVKPGEKIPVDGEIIEGRSAIDESMITGESLPVDKVVGDKVIGATINKNGSLQIKATKVGKDTALAQIVKVVEEAQGSKAEIQRLADRISGIFVPVVVVIAVATFFIWFFMVTPGDFRSALIPTISILVIACPCALGLATPTSIMAGSGRAAEMGLLFKGGEHLENTRSIDTVVLDKTGTVTKGQPALTDITVTEGFSENEVLQLVATAENQSEHPLAQAIVLGVKEKGLSLLEVTDFEALPGYGIRAVVSGRDVLVGTRKLMKERNIAILDSNAAMEKLESEGKTAMLIAVDHKLAGVVAVADTVKETSKEAIARMQALGLEVIMLTGDNQRTAEAIARQVGLTHVIAEVLPEQKSNEIKKLQDQGKKVAMVGDGINDAPALAMANIGMAVGTGTDIAIEAADITLMRGDLNSVADAIIMSRKTMRNIKQNLFFAFFYNTIGIPVAALGLLAPWVAGAAMAFSSVSVVLNALRLQKVKL
- a CDS encoding DUF58 domain-containing protein, whose protein sequence is MRWKIENGRHHAKNVDFLFIIMATFGLVGVITHNALLFMMAGIFIGYFLLSTLYEKKMATSLRLDNPKVKIRLFPGEEALLSFTFQNTSIFPLLNGELRFKHGPAIKPTEQQNDEKSYWNEMHIPTTIMGNRKISTKIPVIAKQRGTTGIYTISYTYPHLFLFDSIRLKFAPTFQTEYIVLPRFLPVKGMDAIVNRVNGEQRMNGSPFEDIQSPIGTRDYSFSDPFHRINWKASVKTQQLQTNIYEKTADLSFVFIVNLDTANNLDMEAFNRNLETLLSYTAYLCRFATEKGISYELFLNARRPGKVPYFHMHEGLGKVHYLQALEMLARIDRQAALLPFNQMLHRVGQQLAKPTSIIFIGDIPSDLGPLTNKWKHKQQSLFHVKSFAEGAVIQPWGEGAKKIAK
- a CDS encoding zinc transporter family protein → MILGGFLFISVSVGGIFAWIVSKLFQQTTQGLSLLCGGFLVGLLALDIIPTALQMYQMFGILLGALIGYLLFQVLHGFTHPATAQTPSLYLLTIALLLHTIPLSITIGNALSDSTFGITLTTSTILHHVPEGFALTAALLSQGKHLWSLLLVFMSLSMCFTLFIWIGHYINLTNHAQSILLGISISLLAATSLSEFILQHRQALPRVSFLSYILMGYLLSTLFHFFMR
- the copZ gene encoding copper chaperone CopZ, with product MKEILKVEGMSCNHCVNSIETSVGELTGVSSVKVDLGSKEVAVEFDGAATLAQIKETIEDQGFDLA
- a CDS encoding YveK family protein — encoded protein: MNDKVKIKDLVEILKKRFLLILLTMIGITAVLIMTSLYLVKPTYQYSIQVLAGSLGMDDQVSSMNKVQENRQLALSYMDTIKSPQVMTGVKEELKLTGSNYELLKQISVTNRDNSQIITITVKDSNPELAKSIAQSMANQSINRFKNFANVNPINILLDSNIIEESEHLFPKIKFVIIISIVVGFFAGVALALVQEHFDDTNFSDAELDLLGLPLLGKVNVNTKGKKMRKIRYKTLSIEKRGEYSGY